A single window of Methylobacterium nodulans ORS 2060 DNA harbors:
- a CDS encoding CgeB family protein yields MSTIAFYGSSLLSSYWNGAATYYRGLIRDLARRGWRTTFYEPDAFDRQRHRDIDPPDWASVTVYPATEEAARAVIAQAARADVVVKASGVGVFDDLLLAGVTAAARPDAVRLFWDVDAPATLAELRTAPDHPLRRTLPALDLVLTYGGGPPVVEAYEEFGARRCVPVYNALDPDTHHPVPADPRFAADLSFLGNRLPDREARVDEFFLRPAERLPDRAFLIGGNGWDSRALPANVRHIGHVSTRDHNAFNVTPRAVLNIARDSMAATGWSPATRVFEAAGAGACLITDAWVGLDMFLKADEEVLVARDGADVAEHVAALTPQRAASIGAAGRRRILAEHTYARRGAEVDAILRAALASRRARSVA; encoded by the coding sequence ATGAGCACCATCGCCTTCTACGGCTCCAGCCTCCTCTCCTCCTACTGGAACGGTGCGGCCACCTACTACCGCGGCCTGATCCGCGACCTCGCGCGGCGGGGCTGGCGGACGACCTTCTACGAGCCCGACGCCTTCGACCGGCAGCGGCACCGGGACATCGACCCGCCGGACTGGGCCTCCGTCACGGTCTATCCGGCGACCGAGGAGGCCGCGCGGGCGGTGATTGCGCAGGCCGCCCGGGCGGACGTGGTGGTGAAGGCCTCCGGCGTCGGCGTGTTCGACGACCTGCTGCTCGCGGGCGTGACCGCGGCGGCCCGGCCCGATGCCGTGCGGCTGTTCTGGGACGTCGATGCCCCCGCAACCCTGGCCGAGCTGCGGACCGCGCCCGATCATCCGCTGCGCCGCACCCTCCCCGCCCTCGACCTCGTCCTGACCTATGGCGGCGGGCCGCCGGTGGTGGAGGCCTACGAGGAGTTCGGCGCGCGCCGCTGCGTCCCGGTCTACAACGCCCTCGACCCGGACACCCACCATCCCGTGCCGGCGGACCCGCGCTTCGCCGCCGATCTCTCCTTCCTCGGCAACCGCCTGCCGGACCGGGAGGCCCGGGTCGACGAGTTCTTCCTGCGGCCCGCCGAGCGCCTGCCGGACCGGGCCTTCCTGATCGGCGGCAACGGCTGGGATTCGCGGGCGCTGCCTGCCAATGTCCGCCACATCGGCCACGTCTCGACCCGCGACCACAACGCCTTCAACGTGACGCCCCGGGCGGTGCTGAACATCGCCCGGGACTCGATGGCGGCGACGGGCTGGTCGCCGGCCACCCGGGTGTTCGAGGCCGCGGGCGCCGGGGCCTGCCTCATCACCGACGCCTGGGTCGGCCTCGACATGTTCCTCAAGGCCGACGAGGAGGTGCTGGTCGCCCGCGACGGCGCGGACGTGGCCGAGCACGTCGCCGCATTGACCCCGCAGCGCGCCGCCTCCATCGGCGCGGCGGGCCGCCGGCGCATCCTCGCGGAGCACACCTATGCGCGGCGCGGCGCTGAGGTCGACGCCATCCTGCGGGCGGCGCTCGCTTCGAGGCGCGCGAGGAGCGTCGCGTGA